In the Sulfobacillus thermosulfidooxidans DSM 9293 genome, AATGGAATTGGATCAATACCTACCAAGCCTTAATTCTCCCCTTTGCGGCGTCCGCCTTTGGGATCTTTTGGCTACACCAAGCCTTTCGGACTGTGCCACGAGCCCTGGTGGAAGCCATGATAATGGATGGCGCTTCGCCGCTGACGATCCTGTGGCAATTGATTCTACCCAATACCCGCCCAGCCGTAATCACACTCGCAGTCCTTAACACGGTCTTTCACTACGGATATCTCTTCTGGCCGCTCCTCGTCACCAACACCGCCGCGTACCGCGTGTTGCCCTTAGGTCTATCCTATTTTGTGGCCCAGCAAAGCGGCTTCATGCAATGGAACCTGATGATGGCCGCGGTGTTGATGACGGTATTCCCCATGATCGTGTTGTTTGCTGTCGCCCAGCGCTATTTGCGAGCGGGCGTGATGCATTACGGAATACGCGGGTAGAACCCACTTTACGGAAAAAAGGAGATTACTGATGACAACCTTCGTAAAAACCACTGCCTTTGCGATGCTCTCCAGCACGCTACTCGCCGCCTGTGGCACCCCGACGGCGAGTGCTACTCACCCCAGTCAAGCCACCACAACCCACCACCCGACAACAGTTGTCTTCTGGTATGGCCTCGGCGGTGCCCTCGGTCACCAGGTGCAAACCATGGTCGCCGAGTTTAATCGCACCCATCCGTTGATTCACGTTGAAGCCGACTATGAAGGCAGTTATAGCGACAGTGGTCCGTTGCAACAGAAATTGCTCGCCGCCATCGTCGCCCATCATCCCCCTGACGTGGCCCAGATCGAAGTCCATTCCATGCCCGTATTTGCCGCTACGGGGGCACTAGCTCCCTTGAATCAATACATTAACCACTCGTCCATTGACGGCCCATCGCACTACTTGCCCGGCATGGCGGTCACCACCACGATTCATGGGACAATTTATGGCGTGCCCTTCAACCGAAGCGTCCCCCTGATCATTTATAACGCAACGTTGTTCAAAAACGCCGGCATTACCAAGCCGCCGGCCACGTGGCCTGAACTCATCCATGACGCTCGTCTGCTGACCCAACATGATGGCAGTCAAAGCGTTTACGGGTTTGCCCCGCTCGCGAATTGGTGGCCCTGGGAATCACAAGTGTGGTCAGCCGGTGGCCACATTATGAATCAATCCCTCACCCGGGCCACGTTCGACAGCCCTTCCGGAGAAAAGGTCACGACAGCCGTCGAAGCGCTTATCCACGCCGGGGATGCCGAAGCCTTTCCGGGATCGGAAGGATGGGATAATACGCTCACCGCATTTTACCAAGGCAAAGTCGCGATGATAGAAGATTCCTCGGGAGACCTCGGATATGATGCCCAACAAATTGGTCATAAGTTTGCGTGGGGTGCTGCCATGATGCCGAAAGATCCGGTCGAAGCGGTGCCTCCGGGAGGTGCCGATGCGATCATTTTCAAAAACGCGTCCAAACCAGTCGCTAACGCAGCCTGGACCTTTATTCAGTGGTGGACAGCGCCCGCCCAAACCATGGCATGGTCAGAAGCCACAGGATATCTCCCCGTGCAACAAGCCGTCTTATCCAATGCCACCTATCAGCGTTTTTTGGCCACGCATCCGCAGAATAAGGTGGCATTGGCCGAGTTAGCGTATCAAAAGCAACCCCCACAGTCCCCGCATTACTTGGCTCTGCTCCAATATGTGCAAGATGCCATGCAGTCGGCATACTTTACCAACACCTCCGTGTCCCAAGCCATGAAAATGGCCGCGCAACAAACCGATGCGGTCGTGTCGGGCCAGTAGTTCCCCTCTCGCCTTGATACGTTAATAAAGTGCCAAGGAGTG is a window encoding:
- a CDS encoding carbohydrate ABC transporter permease; amino-acid sequence: MNNTHHRWLWHLPLILLSAIMVLPLWWMIVAAFDPMHALMGGHLVLWPVTWHLQNFVAAWRSQPFGRYYVNSIATTMGIVTLQILTSSLAAYALAFLTFRGKRMIWGLVLLAMMIPVQAIFIPDYLILSQWNWINTYQALILPFAASAFGIFWLHQAFRTVPRALVEAMIMDGASPLTILWQLILPNTRPAVITLAVLNTVFHYGYLFWPLLVTNTAAYRVLPLGLSYFVAQQSGFMQWNLMMAAVLMTVFPMIVLFAVAQRYLRAGVMHYGIRG
- a CDS encoding ABC transporter substrate-binding protein; this translates as MTTFVKTTAFAMLSSTLLAACGTPTASATHPSQATTTHHPTTVVFWYGLGGALGHQVQTMVAEFNRTHPLIHVEADYEGSYSDSGPLQQKLLAAIVAHHPPDVAQIEVHSMPVFAATGALAPLNQYINHSSIDGPSHYLPGMAVTTTIHGTIYGVPFNRSVPLIIYNATLFKNAGITKPPATWPELIHDARLLTQHDGSQSVYGFAPLANWWPWESQVWSAGGHIMNQSLTRATFDSPSGEKVTTAVEALIHAGDAEAFPGSEGWDNTLTAFYQGKVAMIEDSSGDLGYDAQQIGHKFAWGAAMMPKDPVEAVPPGGADAIIFKNASKPVANAAWTFIQWWTAPAQTMAWSEATGYLPVQQAVLSNATYQRFLATHPQNKVALAELAYQKQPPQSPHYLALLQYVQDAMQSAYFTNTSVSQAMKMAAQQTDAVVSGQ